TTATCGATGTATTTGCTGATAATGCTAAATAGATGTACATCTTGATATTAGTCAACACTAATATGCGAAACAAGATCCAACTTCACCAAAGCAAAGCACAATTAATCAAAACAAGTAAAGTTTTTACATCTCTAACATCAAAACACTGAATctccttatttatttaatttactaaaactctAAACTGTCTGAATTAAGCTGCATATAATAGACCAAACCActaagataaaatataatatgtatattgGACATTTGAGCATTGACCAAATATCAAGAGACATTGTCCATGAAAGTTTTTATATGCTTTTGTTAGAAATCCTTTTATTATTGAAAGGTCGTATAATTATTTGCCCATCAATTCTAAAGTGTACATTTTTACCATACCACAAAAAGATTTTTGTCATACGTGCAAGTTCTTTTGTTGTACACATGTACGCCAGAATTTGTATGGTACACATGTACACTCACGGatgtacacaattttttttgttgtggacACATGCGATTGTGATAATGAAGGGCAATATTGTAATTTtgtatatcttcttcttcatcgacaCTTCTCTTTCTACATAGTTTTGCagccatttttgttttctcactATTTTTGGGATGATTTGCTTTGATTCAACTTGtttctttattattaatattcaaaTATGATAAATCCTTGATATAACAATTGATTTTGACTCAAATCACAATAACATAGATGTTTTTTTAACTGAGTTTGTGGCCGATTATACTAAACTCGCGGCGGCGAAGTCATGATGTTTCGGTTTTGATGGTCAAAAAGAGTTGATGAAGGAAAACGATAATGCTAATCCaagaaaaaatccaaaaaagtggaaacaaaaaaaagttcactGCTTTCTACGTTTTCTGGGTTTCaacattttaaaagaattaaaacaaaaaaaaaaggttcttGTTGTTACGCTTAGTTAGAGGTACATATAACGAAAAGCTAACTAAATGTATAAGGGTGACACAAAAAAGCATAAGGTTACACTTTTTCAAGGTCAACAATGTCTTTAACCACCAAAAACTACCCAAGTAGCACAAACTGCtcttttatgtaataaaaagtcaaaaactGACTCATAGTGTAAATCACTCAACTTTAAACTACTTTTTCAGAataatgaagaaaaataaacatatattagaGTGGTCAAACATGGATTCGCAGCAAGTCACTCTACTTCTGTGTGCTTTTGTGTTGTAGTAACTAGGAATTGATCTCTTGACCGAGGAAAACTAATTTATCTTGAGCTTGACACAACACAAGCCCGTTACTCCTCCTGCTTCTGATCCAACAACATATTAGAAGCCTCTAGCTCACCTAGAGTCTTTCTTCATACCAAAACATTCCTTCCGCTTCCTCTTTTCTTTCTCCTCCTCTCTGCTAATAGAAAAATGTCAGCTCTGTGTCCCGTCTGCAACGTAACGCTTCCTCTTCCCCAAATCGAAAGGTAACAACACTCCTTCTTCTTATGCTCCCTCCTCTTCACATCAATCCCAATCCTCCTCACACGTTTGTTTCTCAGCCATGTGAATTCCCACTTCGACGACGACGAAATCGATCCACAAATCGCAAGCGACCACTACTTGGCTCTGCAACTCGCCTCTGATCCTCCCTCAACCCCAAAGGAAGCTCCTTTCCTCGACCCACTTAACAAAACCGTTCCTTTTGCGTCCTTGGCGCGTTCACAGACCAAGAGCCCATTCCACATAGTTGAAAACGGTGGTTTGATTTGTTTGCTTAAGACTTGCTTAGAGTCAAAGACCAAACCTTTTGAGTCCAATACGAGTTTACTATCGGGCTACGTTGATCATTTTCAATCCACCAAGGAGGATAAAGGATGGGGATGCGGGTGGAGGAATATCCAAATGCAATGCTCTCACTTGCTTTCTCGTAGAGATCAAGAAGTTAAAAGAGTTCTCTTTGGCGGCTCTGAGTTCGTTCCCGACATCCCCTCGCTTCAGCGGTGGTTAGAGTTGGCTTGGAGGAGTGGCTTTGACGTCTCTGGAGGTCTCCATTTCGATAAGCGTATATACGGTTGTAAGAAATGGATTGGGACCACTGAGTGTGCTGCGTTGTTGCGTTCTTTCGGGTTGAGAGCTAGAGTTGTTGATTTTGCTCCTGAGAAGTCTCGGTCGATGTATCTTTCGGTTCCTGGCTCTGCTGTTGCGCCTAAGAGGAGGGGGTACGGTCCTATGGATAGATACGTGGTTAAAAAGGGTGGAAGTGGGGTGGAGAAAGGAGTTGACTCTCATGGTTCTAGTTCTTCTTCTAGGATCAGCAAAGGAACGGTTTTGATGGAATGGGTTTGGAATTACTTTTCGGACAACAGGTTGGATGTTTCATCTGGTGTTCATATCACGAATAAAGGGTAAGGTGGTTCTGTTTTAGTTCTCTTGATCTTGTCTGTGTCTTCTTCTATAACTTCCAAAGACGTCATGTTTCTGTTCCTGCAGGCCTTTGTATTTCCAACATGAAGGCCACTCGAGAACAATCGTTGGGATTCAAAGACGGTTGCAAGGAACTACGTTTACTCCTCAGTACAATCTCCTGATTCTGGACCCAGCTGATGCGagtgttttgatttttcatgaatatgaaCATCAGATTTTGACTAATGTTAATTGTGATTAATGATGGTGAGACTTTGAATGTGAGAATGCAGTTTACTAGAGGTATAGAGAAAGCGCTTGTAGATAAGAGAGGGTGGGAGGGGTATCTTAAAAGAGGAGCTCACACTCTGACGTGTCCCGAGTATCAGGTCTCACCTTCAAACTCTAATATCCATAATTTTTGTTGGTTATCATAGTTTGAGTGATTTCAATATCTGTTCTGAGTGTGATTAAGAAAGATTATGATGAGATACAGATGTTGTACGTTGATAATGGGATTGCTGTTGGCGAGGAGTTGGAGCAGCTCAAGACCATTAATAGTCTCTTTGTTGAATTCTAATGGcttccataaaaaaaaacagaaaaatgatTATTAGAGGAATCTTAAATTTGGTTGCAATTTGTACTTTTGTATCATAACAATTGTTATTTTGGGAATCATGAACTAGTTGCAACTGTATAATTCTGTACCATATATACATTTGTTTGCTAAGTAAGCCaatttaaacatttttcaatAGTGTGATTCTTAACAATTCTTCAGAATTTGTTGTTTATTAAGACCATTTTCTGGATCATATCATATAAACAACCTTGGATTATTGTGAAAAACAGGAGGATATAAAAGAAGTGGctatttattagaaaaaaactGAGAAAGTTACAGAATGACAAGTCTGAGATCTGAaaacctaaaaatataaatgtcttAATCTCAAAAGAATTAAGACTTTTGAGAGATAGTcattaagaacaaaaaaagcTATAGAATTTTTCTTACCATCTCGCAGTTTGGTGAATCCACTTCACTTCCCACTCTTCTCTGGCAACAAAAACTTAAGTATGCCTCAAAATGAAAACACCACAACTTCCCTGTTTGCTCTTCAACGGTCTCCGAAAATTGTTGACAATTTTAGAGGGTTAGTTAAGAGGCAGAAGGTGCAGCCACCTTCTTCCGTACAATCCTCTTTCGCCTAGCCTTTGGAGGTGGAGAATCCGAAGCCGAGTCCTGTTGCTTCATACCAAGTAGCCCTGAGACTATTGCATTCTTTGAGATGAACCATCTTGAAGCTGGCTttcctgctgctgctgcttcctctgagggtcggTTGTATGCTTTTGCCAGCAGATCATCAGACTGAGCCAGCGGGTCTGCCTCCACACCTAGCCATACTTGTCTTGATCTCTCCCCTAACTGAACGTTCATAATCCTGTTCCACATCCAATCCCATGTTCATTATACAAATCCTTCCAAGCCATTAGAAAAAGGTTTCCTAAGGGGTGAAAGAGAAGAATAATACCTCATGGCTGTGCCAAAGAAGAGCGCTACTCCAATGACGTCAAAGTGGTTGCTCATCGCTCTTTCGAATCCACATAAGAGCTGGTATCTGAGGTTTGCATATAACCCAAGGAATGCGCCATAGCCAAGAGCGTTTGTTGTGATTGATGGGACCGTCACAGATACTCTGCCAGAACAAAGATTCAAAAAGTTAATAATCAACCATGAGCTGAAAGAAAAGTGAATGCAGAGAATGTGATGACctgtttttcttctttgcagccaGAAAGTTTGACAACGAACCCTGGAGAGTTCCTGTTGCAACGCCAAGAATGGAAAGCTCTGCGGCCTTGTAGAATAGAGAATGGATCCTCTTCTGCAGGTCAAACTCTCTCAGTGGATAGCTCATCTCAAAAACGTTGTTTGGCAGCTTCTGCAATGTATTTTGCAGGTCGAACCGGAACGTGTTCCCGTAGGAACGACACGGAGCCAGCAACCAAACAGCGGCTGCATTGCATGCTGATACGGTAAGAACATTTATGAGCGCAAGATCCCATTCCTCTTTTATTCTGCAAACAACAGAGTAAACAATTCAAGACAATGAAATAAGAAAGCTACAAAACCTAGAGATGTAGAGACAGTTTATGTTACCTATCCTTACGAGTCTTAACTTCCCACCAAACCGAGCATCCAACCGTGGCGGCTTGCTCCAAGAGAAGTCTATAGAGAAATGAAGGATCCGCCAACATCCTACACAAAAGGCAAGTCACATAGTCAAGactgtgaagaagaagaagtctacATCGAGCTATGATTCTCAGAAGATACATTACCTGCCAACAAAGGCTCTCGACAATCCTTGAGGAAGAGCACGGGAGATGAATCTAGTTGTTGTAGGACGAGCGTTAATAGCAAGGAACTTAACCATTTGTGCTGAGCTGACCAAACCCTGCATACAAGTTTCCATAAGTGTTAAAGATCTCAGCATCCCAAAACCGTAAAGCTTCAAGGACATCTTACCATTTCATACGCTTGACGGAGACCAGCAGGCAAATCCATCATTGTCTTTTGCCACTCGTTCAACACAGCGTCAACAAACTTCCTATCAAAAAGCTGGAAGAAACACAAATGTCAGTAAAGATCAACAAAACACAAACGTAAAAGATCTCTTACCTCTGCGAGGAACATCCTACGCCTAAAGAGACCACCTTCATCtccatcatcgtcatcatcaaATTCATCAAagtaatcatcatcatcaccatcatcgtcACCTCCATCGCCACCACCGAAATTGACACTCTTCCCAATgtctccaccacctcctccagTTGCAATCtgcaaaatgaaaaacataaacaagaaaaattcaaaaaagctaatcttgaaaaatataattcacAGCAAAGCCTATATCATCTCGCAATTACTATCTCCAAGGAAAACATCATTCCTAACATCTTCTTGAGATAGAGATTCATTGGGCTTAATATCTGCTAGAGACTAAGTCAAGTACTACTAATAGTTCCATGAATTGAACACCTCTTTGTCCTTAGTAACCAGCTTTAACAGAGAGAACAGAGCAAGACTATATATAACAAAGGCTCAaccttttagatataatttcaCTAAACCATTCTAAAACTCTTTGATTAGTAACAagaagagagagtgagagagagagacctcaGGGGTAGACTCGACTTTCTTCTGGGTCATATCAAGCTTTCCTTTTTCCAAGGTAACAGCTCCTACCGAACCAAACTTGCCACCTTTCATCTCCGGACACATCTGAGCACTCGGGGAAGCTGAGCCAGAGGAAGACGTGCCTGACCCGCCGCTGAATTGCAGCTGTAAGCAGCGTTCGAGACCCGAAACTGAATCTCCGACGGAATCGATaagagaagaggaggaggaagctcTGATGGAGCAGCTGCGACGGAGCTTACAAGGGAGAGTGGCGATAGGGCGAGGGATGGGTAAAGAGGGTTTGAGTGGAGATAAGGGTTTTGGAGCGACGACGCTCTGAAACGCCATATGAGACATGGCTTTCCGAGTTTAAAGACTCAACCTTTGATGATTTTCTTGGAAGAGAAAGGCGGCAGAGagcctttttcttttttttctctctttgggGATGTCAGAGAGATGAGaaaggagagaagaggagataTCGCCAATGAGATGACGACTATACACAGCAAACCCAATCttggtttctctttttttttttccaccaaCTCGAGTTTTAATACTTCTGGCTGATACAGAGGGTTTTAAGTCGGTCGTAAATGGCCAAGGGAGCCTTCCAAGTGTTAGCATCTACGAATACATCCAATTCGAGGTTCCGTGGTTTGTTTATTGGCATACGTCAAAGGGGAGATTaaatcaaataaacaaaaatatataacgtttgtcaaatcaaatctctttcGATCAGTTTACACGCTTCACATAGACGTACCTCAgagagtttttttgttttgttttgtttaatagtGATACAAACCAAACAAATAAGAAAACGACACATTACAAAATAGAACTAAATTAAGACACGCAGATACTGTGATGAATAgcatcgtcttcttcctctagCAATATGGCCACGAAGCTTGATTATGGATGTATATCTAAAAAGATATACACACACGTTGTCTTTAGTTTTGGGATATTCTGTGCAAACTTGGCTTTAGCCATCCTAGAAACCAAAGTCAATTGGTTGGCTTCTAATTGGAGGATAGGTTACTTGCTGCCTTCCCGTTGCTGCATTCTCTGTTGGTTTCACTGTTGTTGTAACCGGTTCAGGCGGTGGTGGCGGTGGCATTGTTTGGCTATCAACCTCTGTGGCGCCTAGAGCTGTTTCTGTGTTTGGAGTTGAAGACGGAACACTTTTTTCTTCCGAAGGTGTTTCCTCGACTACAGGAGGCTCAGATACTGTCTCTGTCACTGGTTTATCCAAATGTTCTGCTGTCTCAGCAACAGCTGCAGTTTCCGGTGCTGCTGATTCAGAACCAGCTGCAGTTTCTCGTGCTTCTGACTCGGAAACAGCTGCAGTTTCTGGTGCAGCTGACTCAGAAGCAGCTGCAGTTTCCGGTGCAGCTGACTCAGGATCAGCTGCAGTTTCAGGCGCTGACTCGGTCTGTGGTTGCTCAGAAGATGGAGGAGCTTCAATAGCCAACGGCTTAGCTGGTTCTTCAACAGCCAATGGCTTAGTTGGTTCTTGCGGCTTCAGTGTGGGTAGAGGTTTTTTGGGAGCAGAGATGGAAGCAAAGATTGAAGACATTCCGGGAGGTAGAATCTCGATTGGAGGCTTTGTGGATGCATCAGATAAACTCGTGAGCTTTGGATCCTCAAGAGAAGCCAAAAACGCACTTGCAGCATCTGTCTTAGAAGATGGAGCTTGCTCAACTTCCTTCTGTAGTGTTTTATTCCAAGCCTGGACCAAGTTCTTTAGAGTTGGACGACCATGTGCCTGTGTGATAGAAAAGTCAGAAACAATAGGAGCTTCATAAGAAAGCTAActcaagaaagaaagataaaaaaaaaagagaaagattggTGAAACTGAAATCTTACATGGGCATGAAGCACAGCTTCTGCGAGCATTCCCGTGTCTTGCCATGCCTTCTCCATAAGCGCATTGTCACCCAGAACTGCAGCAGCAAATGCTGATTCTCGCCCGAGGCCTATGGAGATCAGATTGTTTATCAGTCCCTGCAACAAGATTAAAACAGCCTTTTCAATAAAGGAACCAGACCATAAAATAATCTCCTAAGTTTTAATTTTCCTAAGAAGATTCTGTCTacagtttttgaaaattaaaagccAAAAGAAAGAGAAATTGGGGACATACACTCAAGCGTGTCAATTCTCCATGGTTCGCTAAGCGTAATGCAAGGCCTCGCAACTCATGACCCTGTAAGGCGCCTTTCACTGAACCTGCAGTGGCCAGTCTTTTGAGAGCTTCGCGAGCTATGTCAGCGTGCCCAGTGGCATCTGCAGCATCTATAAGGTCGAGAAACTCCTTCGCGAATTTCACTATTCCCTCCACCGCTTCAACAACGTCTTCTTTCTTCTCAGCTGTTAAAGAGAGAATGTCACTCAAATCCAGGCCTAAACCGTCCTGTCCAATGTCCCTGCTATTACTCATTGTGAGAAGACAATGTAGAGCCCTCTTCAGATCATTGCTCTGCATCGCTAGGTCAAACTCCAGCCTGAGAACACATGTGAGTGAAAATAATCGCTGATATCATTTTTGTGTAAGTTGAGAGCTAGAATGAACGATCGACCACATGTGAGTGAAACACTGAATTCTGTACATACTCCAGCACAAGCAATTCAGAGACTAGAGAAAACTGAGAATAGTAGGAACAGACTGGAGGAAACAGCTGCACCAAACATAATATGATTCTTTTACCTCTTAGATATTCCAGGCAAATGAAGAGCTTCTGTTGCATAACCCATCCCTAACATAAACTGTGCCAGATCGTCATGATGTTCTCTCCCAAGTCTACTTGCCCTGCGCAACAGAAAATGTTGTATATTCCAGCTTGTTTACTACTAGTATAAAGACgatataatgaaaatatatcaaTACCATTTAACTGCACTAACAGCATCCCCGTACGCAGCAAGACAGCGACAACGGATACCAGGATGGCTCAATGATATGGCATGGGCACACATGTAcctatcaagaaaataaaggtGTGAGACAATAATTTACCTCAGTAGTTCcattatttatatgatcatTCAAGTGACTGATAGGACGATCATGGCAAGATACTGTATCCAACATGGTAACTCTGTgactacatatatttttttgtacgtTGAAACCTTGGACTGCAAATGTCAGAAGTCAAGGAGCCGACCTAGTGCGTActaagaataaaaagaaaaaaaaccttgATCTAACTGCATATACGTGTCGTcaacaaagaaattttttagcAAGAGTCAGTCTTGCTTTAAGGTAAGAACATGGATATTCTTGTTACCTGTCAATGAGCCAAAGAACTCCATCCCGTACACCAGCAACAACAAGAGGCCCCACTGGTCGTTTCTGCTCCACTGGGAAACGAGTAACAGCAACTGAGACTCCACCACCACCTACAGCTACCTCACTGGCCCTTCTTTCATCCATGTCATCACCATCACCTCTAGATTGTCTCGGCAATGATAAAAATGGTGGAACAGATGGAGCGTTTTGGAAAGAGGCTAAACGTACAACCTACAATAAAAAAGTACACACATGAGGTAAAAGTTCGACATAGATTCAGGATTAGACATGTAAAATTAAGCTTCAAaatcagttatatatatatatatatatatatatatatatctcatgtAAAGCGAGAAATGTCCACCTGCAACATGGGGGGCCTCAATAAAATCCTTTCTTGCTTGGCATTCTGGGCACCTTCTACTGTGATTAAGGCTAATTCACCATGCTCTGCAACTGCTCTAGCCTGTGCCTCCTTAAGTTTAATTTCTTCCTTCATCTTCATAGTCTCTATATCAATTTCAGATACTCCCGCATCCACAAAAACACATCTGCAGATCGAGGCATGAAAGAGAGTATTAGCATTCCTCCTTACTTTGTTTCAGAAATTGGCAAATTAAGGTAACCATGCCCTTAACAAGGTCAGAATCATGGAAAATACATTCAAAGAGTTATAATCTCCCGGAAGTTGGATAACGCACAATCAAGATAATTCAAATAACTGGTGCTACACAACTGCTGCAAAACAGTTCCTAAAAAcagtttttaatttgtttcatcCAATAGAACTGTAGAAGTCTGGAAGAAGCATTCAAGGTAACATATACAAAACAGAAAGAAGTTCGTCGATCATATATAGAACATTAATCTTACTCAATTGTGGTTGGTGTAGCCACAAACAGCTGTCTGCGGTGCCAAACAGCTCCAGTAGCATGTGAAATGGCAACATCACCAAGATATCTATACTGAGGGCGCAACGACGATATGACCATGTATTTTTGATAAGCAAAAGCACAATACTCAACTGTTTGGTCCCACGCCGTCCACTCTGGCTGAGGTAGCATACCACCTACTGGCTCAAAATTGTCCCAACTGCACGTTGAAAATTCCATGTGGATTAATATGAAGCCAAACAACATGAAAAATGCCTCAAAATTGAAGTCGAGTTAACCAAAATGGAGCCATTAATCACCTGTAGAGCTGGTAGTTTAGGGGTGCGGACTCGGTAGATCTCTGCGAAGAACCATCATCATAGCTGGAAAACGAAGAAACATTACTGTTTCCAAATCCTGAGAGTGGCATCGACTGAATGGTTGAAATAGCTGAAGCAGCAACAGGACTAATCCTTCGGGATGTACGATAGCCTATTCCAAGTAGAGCACCACCATGCAGTCCAATGACCTGCCAAGAGAAATTTTGAAGCACATTATTGCTTACCTAAGCCTAGAAGTCAAATATCGACATACTGTCCTTTGATAAGTTTTCCAAACATACACAATACACAACCACTTAGAGTCGAAAAGAATTCTCAATGCGTAAGGTTCTCATGTTCAGCAATATTGTCCTTTTGGTCGAACGTCATTTGATAAACAACTGGATTCAaagtttaatattgtttttttttttaagttattttttccATATAttcaatgcaaaattaataCGAATTCTTAGAAGCATATGATTAGATAAATTATGCAATGAAACCACTTCAACATATAGCTCGAGAATACATAAAGAGGAACTAAGATAAACGAACAAATGATGAACTTGATATGAAAGATGGTTATCCCCAGCTGAGACTTAAACACATCAAAAGCGGCTAAGGAACGCAATAACTCAAGTAAAGGATACATACCGGTTCAGAACGACCTCCTACAGATCTCATGAGAATGTTTGAGGTTCCATCATCCAAGAGAATACGAACTTGAACACTAGCTGATGAAGCTGCATTAGCAGCAGCGGCGGCTTGAGCTGCGGCTGCAGCGGCTTCTTTCGCCTTTCTTGATGAACCACCCTTTGGGATTATGGGCATCCTTTGAGGTAATACAGATTCTAGTATCGCAAATCTATCTCGACATGTATCCCAAGCCAAAAGTCTTGCActtccagaatcaacaatggtCCAGTCACTAACCTTGTAGATAGAGAAGTACAAGATATCAGGCCATACAACTGCCACATACCTACAACCAGAGAATAAAGTTAGCTGGCTAAACAAAAGACAGCAGTCAACAAATTACGTACATAAATATATTAGCGAGGAGTTATCTAACAAATATATTTAGGCAAAGAACGACTAAACTAAATGGTTGATACTTGAATGCCATTTTCTCTT
This genomic interval from Brassica napus cultivar Da-Ae chromosome A6, Da-Ae, whole genome shotgun sequence contains the following:
- the LOC106348433 gene encoding zinc finger-containing ubiquitin peptidase 1; its protein translation is MSALCPVCNVTLPLPQIESHVNSHFDDDEIDPQIASDHYLALQLASDPPSTPKEAPFLDPLNKTVPFASLARSQTKSPFHIVENGGLICLLKTCLESKTKPFESNTSLLSGYVDHFQSTKEDKGWGCGWRNIQMQCSHLLSRRDQEVKRVLFGGSEFVPDIPSLQRWLELAWRSGFDVSGGLHFDKRIYGCKKWIGTTECAALLRSFGLRARVVDFAPEKSRSMYLSVPGSAVAPKRRGYGPMDRYVVKKGGSGVEKGVDSHGSSSSSRISKGTVLMEWVWNYFSDNRLDVSSGVHITNKGPLYFQHEGHSRTIVGIQRRLQGTTFTPQYNLLILDPADFTRGIEKALVDKRGWEGYLKRGAHTLTCPEYQMLYVDNGIAVGEELEQLKTINSLFVEF
- the LOC106348434 gene encoding protein RETICULATA-RELATED 1, chloroplastic-like, with the protein product MSHMAFQSVVAPKPLSPLKPSLPIPRPIATLPCKLRRSCSIRASSSSSLIDSVGDSVSGLERCLQLQFSGGSGTSSSGSASPSAQMCPEMKGGKFGSVGAVTLEKGKLDMTQKKVESTPEIATGGGGGDIGKSVNFGGGDGGDDDGDDDDYFDEFDDDDDGDEGGLFRRRMFLAELFDRKFVDAVLNEWQKTMMDLPAGLRQAYEMGLVSSAQMVKFLAINARPTTTRFISRALPQGLSRAFVGRMLADPSFLYRLLLEQAATVGCSVWWEVKTRKDRIKEEWDLALINVLTVSACNAAAVWLLAPCRSYGNTFRFDLQNTLQKLPNNVFEMSYPLREFDLQKRIHSLFYKAAELSILGVATGTLQGSLSNFLAAKKKNRVSVTVPSITTNALGYGAFLGLYANLRYQLLCGFERAMSNHFDVIGVALFFGTAMRIMNVQLGERSRQVWLGVEADPLAQSDDLLAKAYNRPSEEAAAAGKPASRWFISKNAIVSGLLGMKQQDSASDSPPPKARRKRIVRKKVAAPSAS
- the LOC106348435 gene encoding uncharacterized protein LOC106348435, coding for MLRARAFRQTNGKIVKIQVHPTHPWIVTADDTDHVSVWNWEHRQVIYELKAGGVDERRLVGAKLEKLAEGDSDYKGKPTEAIRGGSVKQVKFYDDDVRYWQLWRNRSAAAESPSAVNHLTSGFTSPAPSTKGRHFLVICCENKAIFLDLVTMRGRDVPKSELDNRSLLCMEFLTRSSGGDGPLVAFGSTDGVIRVLSMITWKLARRYTGGHKGSIYCLMNFMASSGEALLVSGGSDGLLVLWSADHGSDSRELVPKLSLKAHDGGVVAVELSRVSGSAPQLITIGADKTLAIWDTMTFKELRRIKPVPKLACHSVASWCHPRAPNLDILTCVKDSHIWSIEHPTYSALTRPLCELSSLVPPQVLATHRKLRVYCMVAHPLQPHLVATGTNVGIIVSEFDPRAIPSAAPLPALSGSRENSAVYILGRELKLLNFQISNTANPSLGNNSALSESGMAKGDSGEQLTVKQTKKQIVAPVPHDSYSVLSVSSSGKYVAVVWPDILYFSIYKVSDWTIVDSGSARLLAWDTCRDRFAILESVLPQRMPIIPKGGSSRKAKEAAAAAAQAAAAANAASSASVQVRILLDDGTSNILMRSVGGRSEPVIGLHGGALLGIGYRTSRRISPVAASAISTIQSMPLSGFGNSNVSSFSSYDDGSSQRSTESAPLNYQLYSWDNFEPVGGMLPQPEWTAWDQTVEYCAFAYQKYMVISSLRPQYRYLGDVAISHATGAVWHRRQLFVATPTTIECVFVDAGVSEIDIETMKMKEEIKLKEAQARAVAEHGELALITVEGAQNAKQERILLRPPMLQVVRLASFQNAPSVPPFLSLPRQSRGDGDDMDERRASEVAVGGGGVSVAVTRFPVEQKRPVGPLVVAGVRDGVLWLIDRYMCAHAISLSHPGIRCRCLAAYGDAVSAVKWASRLGREHHDDLAQFMLGMGYATEALHLPGISKRLEFDLAMQSNDLKRALHCLLTMSNSRDIGQDGLGLDLSDILSLTAEKKEDVVEAVEGIVKFAKEFLDLIDAADATGHADIAREALKRLATAGSVKGALQGHELRGLALRLANHGELTRLSGLINNLISIGLGRESAFAAAVLGDNALMEKAWQDTGMLAEAVLHAHAHGRPTLKNLVQAWNKTLQKEVEQAPSSKTDAASAFLASLEDPKLTSLSDASTKPPIEILPPGMSSIFASISAPKKPLPTLKPQEPTKPLAVEEPAKPLAIEAPPSSEQPQTESAPETAADPESAAPETAAASESAAPETAAVSESEARETAAGSESAAPETAAVAETAEHLDKPVTETVSEPPVVEETPSEEKSVPSSTPNTETALGATEVDSQTMPPPPPPEPVTTTVKPTENAATGRQQVTYPPIRSQPIDFGF